A window of Hippoglossus stenolepis isolate QCI-W04-F060 chromosome 16, HSTE1.2, whole genome shotgun sequence contains these coding sequences:
- the ube2m gene encoding NEDD8-conjugating enzyme Ubc12 yields the protein MIKLFSLKQQKKDEESAGGNRTGAGGKKASAAQLRIQKDINELNLPKTCEINFPDDDDLLNFRLIISPDEGFYKGGKFVFSFKVGQGYPHDPPKVKCETMVYHPNIDLEGNVCLNILREDWKPVLTVNSIIYGLQYLFLEPNPEDPLNKEAAEVLQTNRRLFEQNVHRSLRGGYVGATYFERCLK from the exons ATGATTAAACTGTTTTcactgaagcagcagaagaaagacGAGGAATCTGCTGGAGGAAACCGAACAGGAGCCGGGGGTAAAAAAGCCAGCGCGGCCCAGCTCCGAATACAGAAAG ACATCAATGAGTTGAACCTGCCAAAGACGTGTGAGATCAACTTCCCTGATGACGATGACCTCCTCAACTTCAGACTCATCATCTCACCAGACGAG GGTTTTTACAAAGGAGGAAAGTTTGTCTTCAGCTTTAAG GTAGGACAGGGTTATCCTCATGACCCCCCCAAGGTAAAGTGTGAGACAATGGTGTATCACCCCAACATCGACCTGGAAGGAAACGTCTGCCTAAATATCTTAAG AGAGGACTGGAAGCCTGTGTTGACAGTAAACTCCATCATCTACGGTCTACAGTATCTATTTCTA GAGCCGAACCCTGAGGATCCCTTGAACAAAGAGGCGGCGGAGGTTCTGCAGACGAACCGGCGGCTCTTTGAGCAGAATGTCCATCGCTCTCTGAGGGGCGGCTACGTGGGCGCCACCTACTTTGAGAGGTGTCTTAAATAA